The following coding sequences are from one Bufo bufo chromosome 2, aBufBuf1.1, whole genome shotgun sequence window:
- the LOC120990872 gene encoding uncharacterized protein LOC120990872, translating into MEAQKNNTRGRHSMGPHCQGRARHPLNEIRIQLVTLVVSMLMAGSASSGEDLGTNIGMASISLDGPGLLMVECLDGKILEPYKNVTFTPGQWYLYGFQREGFANGVIQHYTPVENVSAIQHDLHALCLKEYRHFQDLDPVPIKSLRWVSRNPHLHPYQQVRANTTTVLCTKEGLLSPEDVTGAEYSGWYILKATFLGKDSRDGLRVRTYFDRPIPVKGTLKAYCMLRDSQMTITRLQKIPLGFGKELRHLLMDFGQEEEIIQRLRETEKQATIQLTHDRTKIIAVATALDMDSKVSWWESLFGYSPKFLEFGSFLSILDAASTWKFKMSRNENPFQN; encoded by the exons aacacaagagggagacactccatgggaccacactgccagggaagagctaggcatCCTCTGAATGAGATACGTATCCAGCTTGTGACACTAGTGGTAAGCATGTTGATGGCGGGCTCAGCCTCTTCAGGGGAGGACCTGGGGACTAATATTGGTATGGCCAGCATATCACTTGatggacccggccttttaatggtggaatgtttggatggcaaaatcctggaaccatacaagaacgttacctttacaccaggtcaatggtatctgtatggtttccagagagagggttttgccaacggtgtaattcagcattataccccggtggagaatgtgtctgccatacaacatgacttgcacgccctctgtctcaaggaataCAGGCATTTTCAAGACTTGGACCCTGTACCTatcaaatccttaagatgggtgtctaggaatccacacttgcacccttaccagcaagtgagagccaacactaccacagtgttgtgtaccaaggagggtttgctgagtcctgaagatgtcactggggcagagtacagcggttggtaTATCCTGAAAGCTACCTTCCTAGGGAAGGATAGCAGAGACGGGTTGAGGGTTAGGACATATTTCGATAGGCCCATTCCggtaaaaggcaccctgaaggcttattgtatgttgagggattcccagatgaCTATCACCAG ACttcagaagattcctcttggcttcgGCAAAGAACTTAGACATCTCCTGATGGATTTCGGCCAAGAGGAAGAGATCATACAACGTCTTCGGGAGACGGAGAAGCAAGCCACTATTCAACTCACCCATGACCGAACAAAGATTATCGCGGTTGCCACAGCATTGGACATGGACTCAAAGGTTTCGTGGTGGGAGAGTCTTTTCggatacagtcctaag TTTTTGGAATTTGGAAGTTTCCTGTCCATTCTTGATGCGGCTTCCACATGGAAATTCAAGATGAGCAGGAATGAAAATCCATTCCAAAACTGA